One segment of Etheostoma cragini isolate CJK2018 chromosome 23, CSU_Ecrag_1.0, whole genome shotgun sequence DNA contains the following:
- the tigarb gene encoding fructose-2,6-bisphosphatase TIGAR B — protein MFTFSLTLIRHGETQYNRDKLLQGQGVDTPLSETGVQQAEAVGKYLRDITFNNVFASNLQRAIQTAEIILRNNTHCSGTEMVLEPLLRERGFGVAEGRPKEELKNMANAAGQSCGDYTPPGGETLDQVKLRFKKFLKVLFKQMLDEHCRSRPDGSAASASHVAPVGLADDGLQGVPVHALVVSHGAYIRVGVKHLLEDLKSSLPAGVKMSQLFSPCPNTGISRFIFTLSQSESGPVLSASRCLFTNRKHHLENLPASK, from the exons atgtttacatttagtcTGACGTTAATACGACA TGGGGAAACACAGTACAACAGAGACAAGCTCCTGCAAG GTCAAGGTGTTGACACACCCTTGTCAGAAACAGGTGTTCAGCAGGCTGAGGCCGTAGGAAAATACCTCAGAGACATCACATTCAACAATGTGTTTGCCAGTAACCTACAACGAGCCATACAG ACAGCTGAAATTATTCTGAGGAACAACACTCACTGCTCGGGCACAGAGATGGTTTTGGAGCCTTTACTCAGAGAGAGG GGTTTCGGTGTTGCTGAAGGTCGTCCCAAAGAGGAACTGAAGAACATGGCCAACGCTGCTGGCCAGTCATGTGGTGACTACACCCCTCCTGGAGGAGAGACTTTAGACCAG GTGAAGCTGCGATTCAAAAAATTCCTTAAAGTCCTCTTCAAGCAAATGTTGGATGAACACTGCCGATCAAGACCAGATGGCTCTGCAGCCAGCGCCTCACACGTTGCTCCTGTGGGCTTGGCTGATGATGGTCTCCAGGGAGTGCCGGTCCACGCTCTGGTCGTGAGCCACGGTGCTTACATCCGTGTAGGCGTGAAACACCTTCTAGAGGACTTAAAGAGTTCTCTGCCTGCTGGGGTGAAGATGTCCCAGCTGTTTTCACCCTGTCCAAACACGGGCATCAGTCGCTTCATTTTCACCCTGAGCCAGTCCGAGTCCGGCCCGGTCCTCTCTGCTTCCCGCTGCCTCTTCACCAACAGGAAGCATCACCTAGAAAATCTCCCGGCTTCTAAATAG